From Salvia splendens isolate huo1 chromosome 3, SspV2, whole genome shotgun sequence, a single genomic window includes:
- the LOC121796736 gene encoding uncharacterized protein LOC121796736 — MGEEYLLENCCIGCAGVEFAERITDLEYVSSECLQTSVSDSPVLTCAGIDSPWKSDLFKIMEVHERRNDVVDLKSYEFCEIPSPQHESEKKPLKSPQENIGKVLDFSTHSFDDLPSDENATNLSQPVEMFSSCPKDEKNDEYGQIGQSGESNIVQGKDELVTLLSAESPPDALPALKRSGKPTKRYIDEVVDPISRHSKRRREVSSSISRDKSVGVTNHKKCHMGSKAITLPAEESDVKAIQVPFGLLARKECPESPAYNLVHSSDTRILMNKPKDNCDASENQKKRDECTPVVHQMKKSDGTPPGSQKKDENVGGAHLLKRVQYITNIHFTKRNECVMAASQKKKEKVVNGAPFVGFWGLQEIQSGVI, encoded by the exons ATGGGAGAAGAGTATCTTCTAG AAAACTGCTGTATTGGGTGTGCAGGTGTTGAATTTGCTGAAAGAATTACAGATCTGGAATATGTTTCAAGCGAATGCTTGCAGACCTCTGTTTCAGACAGTCCAGTTCTTACATGTGCTGGTATTGACTCTCCGTGGAAATCAGATCTATTCAAAATAATGGAAGTGCACGAACGCCGAAATGATGTAGTTGATCTCAAGAGTTATGAGTTTTGTGAAATTCCTAGTCCTCAACATGAGTCTGAGAAGAAACCTCTGAAATCACCACAAGAGAATATTGGCAAGGTCCTTGACTTTTCAACACACTCTTTTGATGATTTACCATCCGATGAGAATGCTACAAACCTTTCCCAACCAGTGGAGATGTTTTCCTCCTGTCCAAAAGATGAGAAAAATGATGAATATGGGCAGATAGGCCAAAGTGGTGAGTCTAACATAGTTCAGGGGAAGGATGAATTGGTAACCTTGTTGTCTGCAGAAAGCCCACCTGATGCACTTCCTGCGCTAAAGAGATCTGGTAAGCCCACAAAAAGGTACATCGACGAAGTAGTAGATCCTATTTCACGTCATTCAAAGAGAAGGCGGGAGgtttcatcttcaatctctagGGATAAGTCTGTCGGtgttacaaatcacaaaaaatgtCACATGGGATCTAAAGCCATCACATTACCAGCTGAAGAATCTGATGTGAAAGCTATTCAAGTCCCCTTTGGCTTGCTAGCGCGTAAAGAATGTCCAGAGAGTCCTGCATATAATTTG GTGCACAGTTCAGATACAAGAATCTTGATGAATAAACCAAAAGATAACTGTGATGCTTCAGAGAATCAAAAGAAAAGAGATGAATGTACTCCAGTTGTTCATCAAATGAAAAAGAGTGATGGTACCCCTCCAGGGAGTCAGAAGAAGGATGAAAATGTTGGTGGAGCCCACCTATTGAAAAGGGTTCAATATATCACAAATATTCATTTCACAAAGAGGAATGAGTGTGTCATGGCAGCAAGTCagaagaaaaaggagaaagTTGTAAATGGAGCCccttttgttggtttctggggattacaagagatacaatCGGGCGTAATATAA
- the LOC121795463 gene encoding uncharacterized protein LOC121795463 — MGETLVVDSNVSEVVGGAEAQIGEKDVREGETPEKSEGTETPVYISGATPLLNKEGEALDAENAQEPVDVGLNLLVHLTGDTNSPVNPREERRQARRSLLDKIYETVPQTEEGLLSLETAAPEHANSPRPTDGGSDEDERRHAAERKRKGKQIAPSSTKKAKGKSADHSPSPPAEVPSDVKSENPNESSDSEEEQEVELNFEPKEIWITKELLNAMGKFEDPKRTAIYAEKSVVGKYAKSGKMYDSAELKGISSNDEFRGYIGAIGFDWLLKHSTIEVPIDVAREFFSTFRFKSTTDLDADSINFRLFNEEHVMSIREWTLRMGLLMRTEDDEGLWNERMVGPPKLTPGFKAQSAWEFLTHPRVGQFKTSCSKAHHIEDRVLRFAQTFISYNLMGTANTALTTADLYFTWCMATGVRVHLGYWLAQACHQVTANPSRHLHTCHLLGAYLQRNVIMKIHKACREVKMCLPPEVFNMEYFFNKGLLIKHKRDVCFYEVGKSEAQIKQEQEVAGVKDVTDVGEARKPVVEVDAMRKEVSWMRSEIQKVMEGIVALRGKGKDSGEAERVRKEVARVRTEMEGMRTEVRKVREEIVALKGRVSDLVVMSSRCTEKMTEGVALMMTMMKWLR; from the coding sequence ATgggggaaacccttgttgtTGATAGTAATGTTTCAGAAGTGGTTGGGGGCGCCGAAGCCCAAATTGGTGAGAAAGATGTCAGAGAAGGGGAAACCCCTGAGAAGTCTGAGGGGACagaaacccctgtttacatttcgggggcaaccccattgttgaacAAGGAGGGAGAGGCCCTCGATGCTGAGAATGCTCAAGAACCCGTCGATGTCGGGTTGAATTTGCTCGTACACCTGACGGGGGACACCAATTCGCCAGTAAATCCGAGGGAAGAGCGAAGACAGGCTCGTCGGAGTCTGCTTGATAAGATATATGAAACCGTTCCACAGacagaagaaggattgctgagTCTAGAGACTGCGGCTCCTGAGCATGCAAACTCTCCTAGACCTACTGATGGGGGGAGCGACGAGGATGAGCGCAGACACGCGgccgagaggaagaggaaggggaaacagattgctccttcctcgaccaagaaagcaaaagggaagtcCGCTGACCACTCTCCCTCTCCACCTGCTGAAGTACCGTCCGATGTCAAGTCGGAAAACCCTAATGAGTCCAGTGACTCCGAGGAAGAACAAGAAGTGGAGCTCAATTTTGAGCCGAAAGAAATCTGGATCACTAAGGAACTGCTGAACGCGATGGGGAAGTTTGAGGACCCAAAACGTACAGCAATATATGCGGAGAAGAGTGTCGTGGGGAAATATGCCAAATCTGGGAAGATGTACGATTCGGCCGAGCTTAAAGGGATCTCAAGCAATGACGAATTTCGGGGGTATATAGGGGCAATcggctttgactggttgctaaagCATAGCACCATTGAGGTTCCGATAGACGTGGCGCGggaatttttctcgactttccggtttaaatccaccaccgacttggatgccgattccatCAACTTcaggctcttcaatgaagagcatgtgatgagcatcagggagtggactctacggatgggtctgctgatgcgtacagaagatgacgaaggattatggaatgagagaatggtcgGCCCACCAAAACTCACACCAGGTTTCAAAGCGCagagcgcatgggagttcttgactcacccgagggtgggtcaatttaaaactagttgCTCGAAGGCTCACCATATCGAAGACAGGGTTCTGaggttcgcccaaaccttcattagctacaatctgatgggcacagccaacaccGCCTTGACAACCGCCGACTTATACTttacctggtgcatggccacgggtgtACGTGTCCACTTGGGTTACTGGTTAGCtcaagcctgccaccaagtaactgccaacccCTCCCGGCATCTACacacatgccaccttctgggggcttatttgcagcgcaatgtgatcatgaagatccacaaggcttgccgggaagtgaagatgtgtctaccccccgaggttttcaatatggagtacttcttcaacaaggggctaCTAATCAAGCACAAGAGGGATGTCTGTTTTTACGAAGTTGGTAAGTCGGAGGCCCAGATCAAACAGGAACAAGAGGTGGCGGGAGTGAAGGACGTTACTGACGTGGGTGAAGCCAGGAAGCCAGTTGTGGAAGTGGACGCAATGAGGAAGGAAGTCAGCTGGATGAGATCCGAGATTCAAAAGGTGATGGAAGGGATAGTGGCCTTGCGGGGTAAAGGGAAGGACAGTGGTGAAGCTGAGAGAGTAAGGAAGGAAGTTGCCAGAGTACGAACGGAAATGGAAGGAATGAGAACGGAGGTTCGGAAGGTCAGGGAGGAAATAGTagccctcaaggggcgcgttTCTGATCTGGTGGTAATGTCGTCCCGATGTACTGAGAAGATGACGGAGGGTGTCGCGTTAATGATGACAATGATGAAGTGGTTGCGCTAG
- the LOC121797250 gene encoding OVARIAN TUMOR DOMAIN-containing deubiquitinating enzyme 12-like, producing the protein MHEPEPDAAPWSFLNIDSIFSNSYYGDSTQHDVKICHEQYIRDDQCVNTENDEIVAHSLLHEELSQLSIEEHPVLSHSGEVYLQDSTVAPDWHDSSSNYYTEDVGRDGSAYESDDAGSPCSSPGDRSCDGDDYSCNLDIMDESELDGEVEKRLYEMVPVPHIPRINGDIPSVDEATTDHQRLLDRLKMYGLIEHKVQGDGNCQFRALSDQFYRTPEHHKFVRKQVFRQLKAHPEMYEGYVPMEFADYLNRISKRGEWGDHVTLQAAADSYGVKILVLTSFKDTCYIEILPKEQKSKRVVHLSFWAEVHYNSIYPQGDLPPSDFKRKKKWWNFRNKQ; encoded by the exons ATGCATGAACCAGAACCTGATGCTGCTCCATGGAGTTTTCTCAACATCGACAGTATTTTCAGTAACAGTTACTATGGAGACAGCACCCAACATGATGTGAAGATTTGCCACGAACAATACATTAGAGATGATCAATGTGTCAACACTGAAAATGATGAGATTGTTGCACATTCTCTTCTACATGAAGAATTGTCGCAGTTGTCAATTGAAGAACACCCAGTATTATCACATTCTGGGGAGGTATACTTGCAAGATTCCACTGTCGCCCCAGATTGGCATGATTCCTCAAGTAACTATTATACAG AAGATGTAGGCCGAGACGGTAGCGCATATGAGAGTGATGATGCAGGGAGCCCATGCTCAAGCCCTGGAGATAGATCATGTGATGGAGATGATTACTCCTGTAATCTGGACATAATGGATGAGTCTGAACTTGATGGAGAAGTTGAGAAGAGGTTGTATGAAATGGTTCCTGTTCCT CATATTCCAAGGATTAATGGGGACATACCTTCAGTAGACGAAGCAACTACTGACCATCAAAGGCTGCTGGATAG GTTAAAGATGTATGGCTTGATTGAGCACAAAGTTCAAGGAGATGGAAATTGTCAG TTTCGTGCTTTATCTGATCAGTTCTATCGGACCCCTGAACACCATAAATTTGTCAGAAAGCAAGTTTTCCGTCAG CTGAAAGCACATCCAGAAATGTACGAGGGGTATGTCCCCATGGAATTTGCTGACTACTTGAATAGGATATCCAA GAGGGGGGAGTGGGGTGATCATGTCACTCTGCAAGCTGCTGCAGATTCG TATGGTGTCAAGATTCTTGTACTAACTTCATTCAAAGATACATGCTACATCGAGATACTCCCGAAAGAACAAAAGTCAAAAAGAG TTGTGCATTTGAGTTTCTGGGCTGAGGTACATTACAACTCCATTTATCCCCAGGGAG ATCTGCCTCCGAGTGATTTTAAGAGGAAGAAAAAGTGGTGGAACTTCCGAAACAAGCAGTAG
- the LOC121795462 gene encoding serine/threonine-protein kinase PCRK1-like, translated as MVMKCFQFYSGDRKDEPKTPTANSLQSSFTDHEMKQSGSELNSQDVSNTSSESRGRNQFPNLSERASNLKVFSFSELKQTTKNFGRTTKLGEGGFGCVFKGVIKSSNDPAERIDVAVKQLGRRGLQGHKEWVTEVNVLGVVEHPNLVKLIGYCAEDDERGIQRLLVYEYMPNGSVEDHLSIRSLTPLSWDMRLRVALDAARGLAYLHEEMDFQIIFRDFKCSNILLDEQWNAKLSDFGLARLGPSEGLTHVSTAVVGTMGYAAPEYIQTGRLTSKSDVWSYGVFLYELITGRRPLDRQRPKGEQKLLEWVKPYLSDAKKFQHILDPRLEGRQVLKSAHKLSLVANRCLSRLSKTRPKMSEVQEMINQVVEAYTGCGSPQPSLKSKDDNKASEDSQSKGKRRLSDIKIVDSAWLLRVWSSKLVRTC; from the exons ATGGTCATGAAGTGCTTTCAATTCTATAGTGGAGACAGAAAGGATGAACCAAAGACACCAACAGCAAATTCACTTCAGTCTTCATTTACTGATCATGAAATGAAGCAATCTGGATCAGAATTAAATTCTCAGGATGTATCAAATACGAGCTCTGAGTCCAGAGGTCGCAACCAGTTCCCAAATTTGTCTGAGAGGGCCAGTAATCTCAAGGTCTTTTCCTTTTCAGAACTgaaacaaacaacaaaaaatttTGGCCGCACTACAAAACTTGGAGAAGGAGGTTTTGGATGTGTTTTTAAGGGCGTCATTAAGAGTTCTAATGATCCAGCCGAGAGAATTGATGTGGCTGTAAAACAACTGGGTAGAAGAGGACTCCAG GGTCACAAAGAATGGGTGACAGAAGTTAACGTTCTTGGCGTTGTCGAGCATCCAAATCTCGTGAAACTTATTGGTTACTGTGCTGAAGATGATGAAAGAGGTATTCAACGACTTCTAGTATATGAATACATGCCCAATGGAAGTGTGGAAGATCATTTATCAATTAGGTCCCTCACTCCCCTTTCTTGGGATATGAGGCTGAGGGTTGCCCTAGATGCTGCACGTGGCTTGGCATACCTGCACGAGGAAATGGATTTTCAG ATCATCTTCAGAGATTTCAAATGTTCAAATATTCTCTTAGATGAACAATGGAATGCTAAACTATCAGATTTTGGATTGGCTCGATTGGGTCCTTCAGAAGGACTAACACACGTATCAACTGCG GTTGTTGGGACAATGGGTTATGCAGCTCCCGAATACATTCAAACAGGACGTCTCACATCAAAAAGTGATGTTTGGAGCTATGGGGTGTTCCTTTACGAACTCATCACTGGTAGACGCCCGTTGGATCGACAACGCCCTAAAGGCGAGCAGAAGCTCTTAGAATGGGTAAAGCCATACCTTTCGGACGCCAAGAAGTTTCAACATATACTGGACCCAAGGCTTGAGGGCAGGCAAGTCCTTAAATCAGCTCACAAGCTCTCACTCGTAGCTAACCGCTGCCTGTCCAGACTTTCAAAGACACGGCCAAAGATGAGTGAAGTCCAGGAAATGATCAACCAAGTCGTTGAGGCATATACAGGCTGCGGAAGCCCTCAACCATCTTTGAAGAGCAAAGACGACAACAAAGCTTCCGAGGATTCCCAATCTAAAGGTAAAAGGAGGCTAAGTGATATCAAAATCGTGGACAGTGCCTGGCTGCTTCGAGTCTGGTCATCAAAGCTCGTGAGAACTTGCTGA